One region of Chanodichthys erythropterus isolate Z2021 chromosome 17, ASM2448905v1, whole genome shotgun sequence genomic DNA includes:
- the gpr55a gene encoding G-protein coupled receptor 55a isoform X3 codes for MVYLINLIINDCLLMLSLPFKIHAYKKPWTLGNSFCSLLESLLYVNIYGSIMLSVCIAADRYIALQFPFAARLLRSPRKAFLVCLVMWMVVFGSSTPIYKLHDKSNVTYCFEQFSNETWSKSWILVSMETVFCSSVMLMVFCSVRVVQILHHLRARNPGDAKLRNNKSMKIVLSNLVVFLTCFIPYHIAALMYFHAKTRDPPSNSIKYLRYFVHISMCISNVNILADGACYYFILKENLESAKRERRMAIRSREMRIRGSKSHMLFGEMHNGTSTDTEKMEICVVTDFT; via the coding sequence ATGGTTTACCTCATCAACCTGATCATCAACGACTGCCTGCTGATGCTGTCTCTGCCCTTTAAGATACATGCATACAAGAAGCCCTGGACTCTTGGTAATTCTTTCTGCTCCCTGCTGGAGAGCCTGCTCTACGTCAACATCTACGGCAGCATCATGCTGAGCGTTTGCATCGCGGCTGACCGATACATCGCTCTTCAGTTTCCATTTGCTGCGCGCCTTTTGCGATCTCCACGCAAGGCATTTCTCGTGTGCCTGGTCATGTGGATGGTGGTATTTGGATCCAGCACCCCCATCTACAAACTTCACGATAAATCAAATGTAACTTACTGCTTCGAGCAGTTCTCCAATGAAACTTGGTCAAAAAGTTGGATTCTGGTCTCTATGGAGACAGTGTTTTGCAGCAGCGTCATGTTGATGGTGTTCTGCTCTGTGCGCGTGGTGCAGATTCTGCACCACCTGAGGGCACGCAATCCAGGCGATGCCAAACTGCGCAACAACAAGAGCATGAAGATCGTCCTCAGCAACCTGGTGGTCTTCCTCACATGCTTCATTCCTTACCACATAGCGGCGCTGATGTACTTCCATGCCAAGACAAGAGATCCGCCGTCAAACAGCATCAAATATCTGCGCTATTTTGTTCACATAAGCATGTGTATTAGCAACGTGAACATCTTGGCAGATGGCGCATGTTACTACTTCATTCTTAAAGAGAACCTGGAGTCTGCAAAGCGAGAGAGGAGAATGGCTATACGCTCCAGAGAGATGCGCATACGAGGTTCAAAGAGTCACATGTTATTTGGCGAAATGCATAATGGTACATCCACAGACACTGAAAAGATGGAAATATGTGTGGTTACTGATTTCACATAA
- the gpr55a gene encoding G-protein coupled receptor 55a isoform X1, producing the protein MDNSGHQRTNNSLAVRMNFSDTSDSCDWVCWVQWCVYVPILVFGLPLNLAALWLLLSRVRHLSESMVYLINLIINDCLLMLSLPFKIHAYKKPWTLGNSFCSLLESLLYVNIYGSIMLSVCIAADRYIALQFPFAARLLRSPRKAFLVCLVMWMVVFGSSTPIYKLHDKSNVTYCFEQFSNETWSKSWILVSMETVFCSSVMLMVFCSVRVVQILHHLRARNPGDAKLRNNKSMKIVLSNLVVFLTCFIPYHIAALMYFHAKTRDPPSNSIKYLRYFVHISMCISNVNILADGACYYFILKENLESAKRERRMAIRSREMRIRGSKSHMLFGEMHNGTSTDTEKMEICVVTDFT; encoded by the exons ATGGATAACAGCGGACACCAGCGAACAAATAACTCACTGGCCGTGAGAATGAACTTCAGCGATACAT CAGACAGCTGTGACTGGGTGTGTTGGGTCCagtggtgtgtgtatgtgccCATTCTGGTTTTCGGCCTCCCCCTGAACCTGGCTGCTCTGTGGCTGCTGCTCTCTCGTGTTCGACACTTGAGCGAATCCATGGTTTACCTCATCAACCTGATCATCAACGACTGCCTGCTGATGCTGTCTCTGCCCTTTAAGATACATGCATACAAGAAGCCCTGGACTCTTGGTAATTCTTTCTGCTCCCTGCTGGAGAGCCTGCTCTACGTCAACATCTACGGCAGCATCATGCTGAGCGTTTGCATCGCGGCTGACCGATACATCGCTCTTCAGTTTCCATTTGCTGCGCGCCTTTTGCGATCTCCACGCAAGGCATTTCTCGTGTGCCTGGTCATGTGGATGGTGGTATTTGGATCCAGCACCCCCATCTACAAACTTCACGATAAATCAAATGTAACTTACTGCTTCGAGCAGTTCTCCAATGAAACTTGGTCAAAAAGTTGGATTCTGGTCTCTATGGAGACAGTGTTTTGCAGCAGCGTCATGTTGATGGTGTTCTGCTCTGTGCGCGTGGTGCAGATTCTGCACCACCTGAGGGCACGCAATCCAGGCGATGCCAAACTGCGCAACAACAAGAGCATGAAGATCGTCCTCAGCAACCTGGTGGTCTTCCTCACATGCTTCATTCCTTACCACATAGCGGCGCTGATGTACTTCCATGCCAAGACAAGAGATCCGCCGTCAAACAGCATCAAATATCTGCGCTATTTTGTTCACATAAGCATGTGTATTAGCAACGTGAACATCTTGGCAGATGGCGCATGTTACTACTTCATTCTTAAAGAGAACCTGGAGTCTGCAAAGCGAGAGAGGAGAATGGCTATACGCTCCAGAGAGATGCGCATACGAGGTTCAAAGAGTCACATGTTATTTGGCGAAATGCATAATGGTACATCCACAGACACTGAAAAGATGGAAATATGTGTGGTTACTGATTTCACATAA
- the gpr55a gene encoding G-protein coupled receptor 55a isoform X2 has product MDNSGHQRTNNSLAVRMNFSDTYSCDWVCWVQWCVYVPILVFGLPLNLAALWLLLSRVRHLSESMVYLINLIINDCLLMLSLPFKIHAYKKPWTLGNSFCSLLESLLYVNIYGSIMLSVCIAADRYIALQFPFAARLLRSPRKAFLVCLVMWMVVFGSSTPIYKLHDKSNVTYCFEQFSNETWSKSWILVSMETVFCSSVMLMVFCSVRVVQILHHLRARNPGDAKLRNNKSMKIVLSNLVVFLTCFIPYHIAALMYFHAKTRDPPSNSIKYLRYFVHISMCISNVNILADGACYYFILKENLESAKRERRMAIRSREMRIRGSKSHMLFGEMHNGTSTDTEKMEICVVTDFT; this is encoded by the exons ATGGATAACAGCGGACACCAGCGAACAAATAACTCACTGGCCGTGAGAATGAACTTCAGCGATACAT ACAGCTGTGACTGGGTGTGTTGGGTCCagtggtgtgtgtatgtgccCATTCTGGTTTTCGGCCTCCCCCTGAACCTGGCTGCTCTGTGGCTGCTGCTCTCTCGTGTTCGACACTTGAGCGAATCCATGGTTTACCTCATCAACCTGATCATCAACGACTGCCTGCTGATGCTGTCTCTGCCCTTTAAGATACATGCATACAAGAAGCCCTGGACTCTTGGTAATTCTTTCTGCTCCCTGCTGGAGAGCCTGCTCTACGTCAACATCTACGGCAGCATCATGCTGAGCGTTTGCATCGCGGCTGACCGATACATCGCTCTTCAGTTTCCATTTGCTGCGCGCCTTTTGCGATCTCCACGCAAGGCATTTCTCGTGTGCCTGGTCATGTGGATGGTGGTATTTGGATCCAGCACCCCCATCTACAAACTTCACGATAAATCAAATGTAACTTACTGCTTCGAGCAGTTCTCCAATGAAACTTGGTCAAAAAGTTGGATTCTGGTCTCTATGGAGACAGTGTTTTGCAGCAGCGTCATGTTGATGGTGTTCTGCTCTGTGCGCGTGGTGCAGATTCTGCACCACCTGAGGGCACGCAATCCAGGCGATGCCAAACTGCGCAACAACAAGAGCATGAAGATCGTCCTCAGCAACCTGGTGGTCTTCCTCACATGCTTCATTCCTTACCACATAGCGGCGCTGATGTACTTCCATGCCAAGACAAGAGATCCGCCGTCAAACAGCATCAAATATCTGCGCTATTTTGTTCACATAAGCATGTGTATTAGCAACGTGAACATCTTGGCAGATGGCGCATGTTACTACTTCATTCTTAAAGAGAACCTGGAGTCTGCAAAGCGAGAGAGGAGAATGGCTATACGCTCCAGAGAGATGCGCATACGAGGTTCAAAGAGTCACATGTTATTTGGCGAAATGCATAATGGTACATCCACAGACACTGAAAAGATGGAAATATGTGTGGTTACTGATTTCACATAA